From the Scomber japonicus isolate fScoJap1 chromosome 8, fScoJap1.pri, whole genome shotgun sequence genome, the window TAAACTGATTACATACTCTTCTTAGTGAGTGGCCAGAATGTAGCTTTCACAGAGTATATGCACTGTTTTTTGCCACAGTATGAAACACCCCAGAATTTCAAATCTATCCATCAGAGAAACACGCCTATGCCTGCAAGCTTGGGTAAGCcttcaatgaaaaataaataaagatacaaCAAACAACGAAAGTTCCAGTCAGAGAGACctagagtatatatatatatgtttgtaaTAAATCAAAAGTTGCCCTGCCCATGAGCGTCACAGTACAAagagcagaaaacacagaagCATGCAAGTAGAAATCTGCATAATTATACACAGTAcaccaaaaataaatgtaacaaattaattaataacatCTCTCTCATActcaaatgtactttttttttcaaggtgAGCATGCAGCTGGTGAATACATTGGAATTCAAGGTAGCAGAGACAGCTAAAGGAGAATGTGACACATTTATAGAAGCGACATTATTCCTACTCAGCTGGGACATTTCAGCCCATAATCACGAACATGCACCTGTATTACCTTCAGCTAAAAACTGGTGAACTGACCCCTGACAGCCACTGAAAGATGGAATATCTGTTATTGCTCCTTACACAATGAATGGGCTCCCTTATTGGCCTCAATCTTTGGCGCAGCCGCAAACTTTACGTGCCAGTGATATCACAAATTCACAGATTCTTAGTTGTAGTTGAGAGTGGTGCCAGTTCACACATATTTAATAGTATGCCCAGGGAAACAGCAATGGTGTGAATTCTGCAAATTACTGTCATTCTCTGTTCTTGTGAATGACAGCCGTGATCTGTGCACATGAGGTATGTCTCTAACCAGGAAATGTTCTTTCATCTGGTTAAGGGTTAtattttatgatgatgatgatgatgatttttaaatttttattctGTTGACAACAATCCCCAGTGTTATTTTTGATCAACCACAAAACATAAAAGCCTTCATTTCACTTTAATTGTCATTCTTATGAAGGTACATAACAACAAAATACTGTTTCACAAGTTAAAACGCTTTAAAAAGGGGAACAGTGCAATGATTAACGTTAAAAGAGCCGATGCTCGCAGAGGCTGCCGCAAGCGTCGGTGCTTCTGGTTCTGGTGACCCAGCGTTGGTCGCGCCGCCATGTTGGACTCCATGTTAATCAAAGGAAAAAATTAAAGGTGCCTCAGAATCACTGACTCTAACCTGTTAAGTGTATATTAATATGCTGATTCAGGACTGATATTGTCCACTAAGCCAGTCTCCTGCATCTTgactattttaaaaagcaggTGCTCTATTACATGGCATCACACGAATAACCTAGTGtcaattataaatattaaaaagtttAATTACAGTTAACCACAGTGGCAAAGACATGATGGTACAGAGCTGTGCTGCTTCCTTGGGACCTAACAATTGAGTCATCATTTGATATAAAATTACACATTGTGTCACCTCTCATCTAAATTTGGCCCACTCTGATAGGCACTTTGAAATGATAAAGAACAGCTGCTGCTTGACATGAGATAAGAAAAAAGCTATGCaagaaaaatactttaaaaaaaacaaaaacacagtggcTTTGTATGATCAATAGGACTTTTCAGGGGCGCTAAAGCTAACCAGTCAGTATTGACAACAACATGGCAGGTTATGATACAGTGCATCATTAAACAAAACCCTCAGAACAGAGCAAATGTGTACACTCACTTATGCACAGATTACCATCACATGCACTCAGTGCATCCAATTAACGGTTAACTTTGCATTTAATTGGAAGAATGGCTGTCTTAGACATGATGTTTGacttaatgtacagtatatatatgcaAAGATTACAATTATACtgcatgttaaaatgaaaaggcATTTCTAATTTGCAATGACTGTTACTGATATGTcagtcagacacacaaatgATCCTCATGAGTTATTAAAGTCTGCATTAAATGACACTCTTACTTCTTTGATTTGATGTATTTCCAGTTGAAACAGGATTTTGGGATGGGACACAGTGCAGTGAGGGATCATAGATAGAGTCTAGAGATATCAGTGTTTGAGAGTaacacaattttattttaaaggatgGACACAGAGGATGTTTAAAGatttattaaagttttattGGTTGAAGTTTTAATGTATGCCTTCTAGTGCAGGATGATATTCACTTTTACAAGGAGTACGCAAGAAGTCATGCGAGGTGATTTCACTGGGACTTTAATCTTGCACACAGCTCCATCTTTAACACACCACTAGTGGTCACTAACAAGCCTGCAAGTCCTCTAATCTACACTATGTGATCAGAACATGACATATGGTGTTTATCTGTCAGCTTGTGAACCGTGCCAGTCAGGCCATCACGCAGCAGGGACTGAACTGGGTATCGCTCCGGGTGACTGCCTTCTGAACTTTATCTAAACTCTGCTGTTAGTCCACACTCAGTAAATGACTTAGTAAGAGCTGATCAACATGCTTACAGGTCACAGAGTTAATGAGAGGACCTTAGCATTTTCCGCTGAGGCTGACAAAGGCCAGGTGGAGGTGAGGCATTATAAAGGGGAAAGGTAGCCAGGTGAAGAAGTTCTCTGTACCGGTGTAGTCCTTATAGGCCTGGGCCCTTCTCATACCTAACTAccagctgctctgctgcactGAGGCCTCAGACACAGGTAAGCAACGTTCTCTGCATTCCCTGATGatttcaacttttaaaatgtatgtgtattatTATAGAGCGCAAAACATCACATCagcataaattaataaatgtagaaatacataaatatcttattaaaactttaTGTACAGAAATGTAGAAAAGAATTAAGACATTGATTTAGTCATGTACTTTTGTCATGTCATTACCaagatgtatttattcattatttatttcttacattattcatttttggatttttatttatttatttctgctttcatttatacattatttatgtatttctttattCGTATGTAATTTTTTGTGCTCTATATATAATAACCAGGATGAAAGAAAACAGTAACACAGGAAGGATCTATAATTCAACCAATCTACTGTGCCAAGGGGCGTGGCAGACAGCCAACGGGGATAAAGGAGTAGCAGGCCAAATAGAGCGCTCTGCCAATGTTGTAATGCCTGGCACAGGTGTGTTGTTAAAGACCCtgttaaaatgattcattttcaaTCCAATAATCTGTAGTACACTATAAGATGTCCACAAAAAGGTCTATatagcttttaaatgactgctaaatatgtttttcacCTTGAAACAGCAGCTGGACTTCTAACCCAGGAAACGATCAATCTCAACTGGGATCTAGCTAACATTTATAACAATTCTTTAATCTTGGACACATCATTTCTACTCTTGAGCGTTCGTGCTGCTAAACTGGACAGCAGGCTGACCTGACTGTATCCATGATGATTTTGAGACTCAGGCATTCTCCTAGTTTGTTATGGACGGTGAAGCAAAATTAAGCTCACCTGAGGATAAAGGAAAAGCAAACGGAGTCAAAATGAAATCAATTTTCAATTTATTTCAATAGGGTTTGTGCAGCAGTAACATTAAACAGAACCTTGGATAGCTGATCCCCagaatgtttattattttatgaaatgtcCAAATCAATAAGACAACTTACAGTTTTTGTGGTCAATTTTCTCTTTAAACTATCCAATTATTTCAGGATTTCAGAATTTTGAAGTGTTATTATCACATTGCCCCAGCCAAAAAACAGCTTGAAGACCACCCAGGTCATCaagatgtgattttttttatttttttcactaaTCTTTGACTTTGTCTGCTGAGGCTTACGTTAGTTTGTaagatttaaagatttaagTCAGAATTCACCCAATGACTTTTCCACAGACCTTGTTTCATTGCGGCTTTTTTATCCTGGCCTTTGATTtccaatgaaaaaaatgaattattcagtTTTCTACTAACTTCAAAGCCCTTATTTTGAGTTGGGGTTTTGCTGCGTGCCTCAGTGTTGTCTCTATGCTATTATACTCTCAAAGCCTGGAGCTTTCTGGTAGAATTTCACAAAATATatctaattttctttttcttttaagaaAGTGGTCCTCTACTGCCTTACTGTCATCAAGAAAGGTCTGATCAAATTTGAGCTTCACTTCATCCTCTAGCTTTCAACCGTCTGACCCACAGGTATTAAGTATTGATAGGTGGTTTCAGTGCTAACATTTACCTAAGATATTCAAGAGGATTATATCAGGTGTGTGAGCTATATGTAACCTTTTCTTTGCTCTATCCAGGTCTCCATTCTATGGCCGGGGTACCATGGGCAGTGTCGATGCTGTTACTGCTGGTGCTTTGCTCTCCAGGGGTCGCCTCTGCCCCCGCCCAGCACCTGTGCGGTTCCCACCTAGTGGATGCCCTGTACTTCGTGTGCGGAGAGCGAGGCTTTTTCTACAGTCCGAACCGACCCCAGAAACGGGATCTGGAGCACCTGCTCGGTAAGGCCGCATAAGGTCTGCAACAGTTTTGACTTCTTCTATTTGACTTGTGTAAAATAACTTCTAATTGTTCCCTTGATGGTGGGAGTTCAGTAAGGAACAGCATGACATTGTCCTGAAACCCCTGGCTTTGTGTCTTTCACCCACCATGTTCAAAGTTCAAACTCAGCCTAATGAGAATGCCAATTTGAATACTAGCTTGAGGAAAAATGTTTAGGGACAACATGCTGGAAACTTTACTGAACTAAATCTATGTGTTTGACCAAACCATCATTAGTGTGCAAagcctctctccatcctcttttGAATTTCGGGATGTGGCCGGGCTTTTGGTCTCTTATCGTTGCTTTCAACATCTACAATGTGACAAATCCAATAATCACCAATCTTGTGAAATCCCCAAATTCCTCATTACACTACTCACAAAAGACATTATTTGGATCTTCTGCCTCAAACATTCTATTGATGTTTTGAagtcaactttaaaaaaaaaaaaaaaaaggtataagCCATGATATGCCTCTCTTGGAGCGACATCATATGTCCTCTTGAAGTAGGGACTAACAAGACTAAATGGATTGGAGAGATCAGATTAGCTAGCCATTAAGTCTCCCTTAAAGTGTGAACAATGTAAATGCTCTTTTGGGGAACTGGAGGTGTGCACAGTGCCAGGAGTTCACAGAGGGCTAAGCTAAAACCTTCTCCATTTCAAAGGGTTCCTGTCTAAAAGGGCCAAAGAGGAGCGGCAGTTGTGGAGGGCTCTTTCTGGCCATGATGAGCCGAAGGTGAAGAGAGGCATCGTGGAGCAGTGCTGCCATAAGCCGTGCAGTATTTACCACCTGGAGGGCTACTGTGACTGACTCGCCACTCCTACACCAACACCACTCATAGCTTGTAAAAAGGTCTGGAAGTCCATTTCTGATCAAATACTTGCTGGCTATGTCTTATCAACTGAAGGAAATAAAGCTTCCTTGCCCATAACCCAAGGCTCCGGTCTGCAaagatgtgaatgtgtgttctTTGTAGCTAGTAAACAGTGTAGAAGAAACATGGGGTGTATAATagcctttttttccctgtgCTCTAACCTGTGGCTACAATCCTAGAGTGCTCTCTACTGGCTGAAGACAGATATGGCCAGTGAGATCCAAGCAACAAAAGCTTTGCACTCATTTTTTACACCGAAAATGGAAATACATAAATCTCAGCAATAATTTTGTAAGACAACagtattaaactttatttacaaAAGGTTTATAAAGAGCCAACCCACATGAAATGGTTACTGGTTTTGCTACCCTAAGTATTCCTATGGAAGTAACAAAAAAAGttccaaaaaacattaaacagttAAATGTATGTCACATGTTATGCTGACTTTACTCTGGTTATCTGTTATGTGAATATTTTAGACTGGCATTCATTCTATATCCTAATTATTTTTCATACTCTTTCTATACAAacactcttttttaaaatcgACTCGACAAATACTCTATATGTGACAATTTGACAAGCAGTAAGAAATCAAGATGTAGATGCAGTTCTTACATGTATGAATGATAAATTACTgataaagaatttaaaaatacaaacagtgatAATTAGttcaaataaagaataaaaaaatcaaagtaaaagGCTAAATCATTGCTTACAAGGATAGATGAGTACTCAAAGAAGACCAAACCACAGAAATGAAATTAGCCCGCTAGTTGTCAGTTCTTGTGTAATAGCTCCATTACTGAGTATGGTTTCCtgacaaaagaaacaaagaattAGGCTTTGATATTGCAGCAATTACAtaaggtgagaaaaaaaaaaaaaaaaaaaaactcaactgtCTCTCCATTTACAAGTTTAGAATGAACGATGGAGTGTGGTGTCAGGTTAGTGCTCACCTTCTTTAAGAGGTGCAGTTGTCTCACTTTGCCTGTTCTCCTTGTCGTGTTGGAAAGCTTTGCTGGGATCAAACCTGCGGTGAGGAATACCGGGGAGCTTTGACTTCAGCTGCTCCAGATCACTCTTCTGCCGGCTCACCTGGGTGCGAAGCTTAGTCACCTCCTACACACACAGCCAGGAAAAAAACGGGGTGAATTACAAGCTCTTATGTATGAGACAACGCAGTGCAAGGTCTAAAAACTGCTGCCTGGCATACAGCGCTGCTTTCCTGTTTTACCTGTTTCAGCGAGATGTTCTCATCTTTCAGCTTTATGACATGTTTGATTTTCTGCTTCTGGTTCTGGTGACCCAGCAGACTAGCGTAAGCGTTGGCCAACTTGTTTAACTCCTCCTGGTTTGCTCCATTTTCATTGAGTAGAGCACCTCGTTCTGCAGCAAACGCATTAAGCTGTTCCTGTAGACACAACAAACAGACTTAATCTAACTTTAACCtgcattaatacattttgtcaCTTGGGGGCAGCATAACTGACCATAAATACAATACTGACATATTAGCACTATGAAGTTGGCAAAAGGTTGTCCACATACACATTAAGCATTAACCAGCAACATGCATGTACCCGTTAATCAACTACTTTATCTGCTGTTGGGTGCTGGGCAGGTGGCACAGTGGGTTTTAAGAGATTTTTCATTTAGGTAAAAAGTTTGACATCATTTAAACCTGAAATTTGAACATTTCCTAAAGTATTGATTgatggttttaatgtttaaaatacacaaaaaaaacaccctctCTGAGACGTTAAAGGATAAATCTCACATTGGATGCAAAATTTGGTATAGTGATTAATTGTAAATAAATGCTTGAGCCAAGTCAAAAAAGACCCACACCATACAATGAGGGGTCAGAAtattaacagtatgtaagagttaatgAAAGCCTACAGAAAgactgtattgtattttttaactgATGTGAAAATTACTAACCTGGAAGGGTCTGACTTTAGCAAACAGCTCCTCATATTGTCTCTTCCAGTGTTCTGTCTCTGAACTTGGGGAGCTTGGAACAAAATAAAGATTAGTTAAAAAATGCAACATGTatgtaaatactttttttttttttaaataggtaAATTTTTGCCCacctcttctcctgtgcttcaGTTATTTGTCTTTGGAGTTCTTGTTGTTGCTCCTCCATCTCCCACTGCAGTGTCACCTTTTCTTGAGTCAGTAACTCCATCTGCTTCTGCAGAGCTCGTGTGTCTCGTCTTTGTTCTTCCAGCTCACACTGCAGCGCCTGCGTCTTCTCCTCCGCAAGGTCTAATTGGGCTTGAAAGTTTGCACCTCCATGCTCGACTTCATCCAGGCGAGACTGAAGCTGATTTCTGTCTTGCTCGGCCATGTAGAGTTGATTTTCGAGTGCAAGCCTCGACTGGTCTTTGAGTTCTACTTGAGATAGAAGACTCTTCCTTTCCTTGTCTACCCTCTCGAGCTCAGTCTGTAGAGTGAGCACCTCTGACCTGACCTGCTGGTGGTCTTTCCTTTCAACCTCCAATGCTCCCCTTACCTCCTGGAGGGTTGTCTGAAATTgaactttctcttctttttcttgtagGAGTAgttcctttatttcttctttttcgtGGCTGACCTCCTCAAGCAGTTTCTGGGCTTTTTCCCTCTCGTTTTGGAGCTCAGTAGCTCGCTGGCCTCCCTGTTCCTTTATTTGCTCCAGtgcctcttccttttcttttgtctgCAGCTGTAGCTCCTGCTGTAGCTGACTGATCAGGGCAGTGTGGCT encodes:
- the insb gene encoding preproinsulin b translates to MAGVPWAVSMLLLLVLCSPGVASAPAQHLCGSHLVDALYFVCGERGFFYSPNRPQKRDLEHLLGFLSKRAKEERQLWRALSGHDEPKVKRGIVEQCCHKPCSIYHLEGYCD